ggcgggcggcgggtgaTGGTGGTCGCTGATGGGCGGGCGGAGGCGGTGGGCGCGCTCGAGTGGGCGCTGTCGCAGACCGTACGGAGCAATGACGCCGTCGTCCTTCTCGCCGTCGTCAAGCCGGCCCCGGCAGATGGTGAGTGACCGTACCGCGGTAACCAGTGATGTACATGTGCGAAAATCAATTACGTACATACTAGCACTATATTTTCTGTTGGGAGAGTTTGTTGAAATTGACGTAAAATAATTCTGACATGACTGATACAGCGGATGATTCATCCTGCGTGAAGATATCAGGGACAAGATGCTACGAAAACCTTAATGCCATGAGGAGCCTGTGTGAGTCGACCAGGCCAGAGGTACATACTCCATTCTTTACTTCAACAGTAGTAGTAGAAGGAAGAGAGTAGCAAACTGGAAGCTAGTACTAAAACTCTAAAAGGCAGCGACCCATTTAGCGCATTTCGCGCCGAATTTCGGCCGAACGCGTAAAGGTGCTCAATAATTGAGCTAAGCTACCAGTAGGCTGTAGGAATGAACTTATTTGCTTTTGGCACCTTCCATCCCTTTCCAAGACGAGAAAGCAACAATTCCGCAATAATATATTGGTAGTAGTGGATCAACATTGCGCCTTGCGCCCATGATTGATTGATCGGTCTATGATGACACAAGAATCATCAACGTTTATGCAGGTGAAGGTGGAGGTGTGCGTGACCGAGGCGGAGGAGCGCGCGCCGGCGGTGGTGGACGCCGCGAGGCGGCACGGCGCGTCGCTGCTCGTGCTCGGCCAGCGCCGGCGGGCGGCCACGACGCGGTGGATCCTGGGCCTGTGGCCGGCGGCGGAGCGTCGGTGCGGCAGGCGGTGGCAGAGGGGCCTGGTGGAGTACTGCATCGAGCACGCGCCGTGCGAGGCGCTGGGCGTGCGCCGGCGGAACTCCGGCGGGTACCTCGTCTCCAGCAGGCGCCACAGGGACTTCTGGCTCCTCGCTTAGTTCTTCAGTCCATCGGTTCAACCGTCGTCgctgctgctggtgctgctgcTAGCAGTTAAAGTAGGAGGGAATCGAGAGATTGAAGAATACATTTCTAAGGATATACGTGATGGATTGGAACCATGCATTGCTGCTAGCTGAAGTATCGTATCTCTGTACTGCCTTGGTGGGTTCTGCTCCCACTCTCCTTTGTGAACAAAATACCCATTAAAGCTAAATTTGTGGCATCTCCAAAACTTTACCTCAAAGCTTTTTCGTAAAGGGTCTGGGCATTTTTTTGCCAACCAACACGGTCTTCTAAACATTTATGGATCAGTTCACATGTCCGTTTCCCCCCACATCGGAAGCAAATTTGGGGAGACTTTACGAGAGTCCAGACATCATGGGGAAACCCGATTGGCCCACTGTCGGTTGGACCACATGTTCTCACAACCCATGTGCTTTGTCCTTGAGGTCTGCTTGGACCATCTCTGATGTCCGGATTTGATGTCTATTTGAGGGACATGGTTCGATGAccggtgtcgatgtcaaaaccggcagatctcgggtagggggacccaagctgtgcgtctaaggatcaatggtaacaggaagccaggggacacagtgtttacccaggttcgggccctcttaagagaggtaaaccctactcctgcttgattatattcgacgagcatgaagattacaagagatgatctacctcgagatcgtaatggctaaccctagatgtctagtctATGAGGTTTCTAATGACAGTGAAGAaggtagcctctacggactaacgcctccagtttatatacacaccagaggggtcaagggtttgtacaaggtcggtctATCAAGGAAGGAAGCTTCCAGACTCTAATTCTTGCCGTCCACGtattgagaagtcccatccggacacggtagataatcttcagcttgatcttGTACGGCCCATCCAGCCCGACCCATactgtcaggaccggtttttcaataaaatatttattgaaaaatcgACCATTTTATCAGACCAGTATAGAAAAATCCTCCTTAccggtagacaaatccttgatacagaaatccagaagtactaaatgttatacagggttgagctgaggctgctcaacaatttattacaggcACGCCGATACTACACATAAAGGTGGATATGACACaaagggtatggtggcataactactgactcgtaacaaaagtggtggtggatatgtcacagtgaagtaggtgacatgactccaaaatcttacagcttatcaagcgtcggagtgaggctcgatgattttattaggGTAGTGGAAGCatatataatacaagtgaccaactccaggatcgcacgggactgactgtgaatcctctaggcgtcggactccctatcgtactcttcatccataagatcgccttcgtcaacatctgaccaaatcaacaagccaggtgagtactttgaatgtactcgcaagacagtttggacataagatataacaaatgcaaacacgaTGCACATGAGCAGACTAGTAATGCGCACTCAAACAATAAATTTGCActgcatgttaaataaaaaggaagtcaggcggtagtcctcccgaaatcccaataaaataattGAAGACCgagcgggtgtctgaagcgacgcctcgaaaggtaagaataaattaacatgccgcagtcgggcgtcagggcgacaccacataaagggcttatattgaaacatAAATGACAGTaggtgccacagtcagacgtctaagcgacatc
Above is a window of Triticum dicoccoides isolate Atlit2015 ecotype Zavitan chromosome 5B, WEW_v2.0, whole genome shotgun sequence DNA encoding:
- the LOC119305576 gene encoding uncharacterized protein LOC119305576, yielding MGRRLPALCRGRAATRVRKRVQRLSYCSPSSLSSKLPPSVTSKVRSDSGAGNGRCYGGGNGASMVDVVGGKKDGGGRRVMVVADGRAEAVGALEWALSQTVRSNDAVVLLAVVKPAPADADDSSCVKISGTRCYENLNAMRSLCESTRPEVKVEVCVTEAEERAPAVVDAARRHGASLLVLGQRRRAATTRWILGLWPAAERRCGRRWQRGLVEYCIEHAPCEALGVRRRNSGGYLVSSRRHRDFWLLA